In a genomic window of Asticcacaulis sp.:
- a CDS encoding OsmC family protein produces the protein MARATAHIGTEQYATTLHVAGRTLTADEPSDNGGQDAGLAPYDFLLSALASCTAITLRMYADHKGWPLKTVDVALHFYRDGEKEIIDRVVTLDGDLTPEQRERLLQVTERTPVTKTLKQGLTIATTLRNA, from the coding sequence ATGGCCCGCGCCACCGCCCATATCGGCACCGAGCAATACGCCACCACGCTTCATGTCGCCGGACGGACCCTCACCGCCGACGAGCCCTCCGACAATGGCGGCCAGGATGCCGGCCTGGCGCCCTATGATTTCCTGCTGTCGGCACTGGCTTCCTGTACAGCCATTACCCTGCGCATGTATGCCGATCACAAGGGCTGGCCGCTGAAGACGGTTGATGTCGCCCTGCACTTTTACCGCGACGGCGAAAAGGAGATCATCGACCGGGTGGTTACCCTCGATGGTGACCTGACGCCGGAACAACGCGAACGCCTGCTTCAGGTGACGGAGCGCACGCCGGTGACCAAAACGCTCAAACAGGGCCTGACCATCGCCACCACCCTGCGGAACGCCTGA
- a CDS encoding pirin family protein, with protein sequence MSEEIVAMTTLTAQKDRPITTVHTAFRTLEGDGFEVRRAIPAKAYEAIGPFIFLDHFGPIEFLPGEAKGASAHPHAGIETLTLLLEGRSIHKDSLGNMSVMQPGEVQWMRAGRGIIHDEGPDAEIQRTGGRNHGIQLWLNMPKGRKHDEPAYRHFTAREIPVVHGDKTTARIVAGHVNGVKGPLESFGAPVVIHASLQAGGAITLETDARELALYVMTGAAVVAGQTVSPGELVRFGDGDAITLTTDQDSEILLVGGDPLDAPIVRHGPFVMNTIDELERAVRDYYAGRMGKIS encoded by the coding sequence TTGTCCGAGGAGATTGTCGCCATGACCACCCTGACCGCACAAAAAGATCGCCCGATCACCACCGTCCATACGGCTTTCCGCACTCTGGAAGGCGACGGCTTCGAGGTGCGTCGCGCCATCCCTGCCAAAGCTTATGAAGCGATTGGCCCGTTCATCTTCCTGGATCATTTCGGCCCGATCGAATTCCTGCCCGGCGAGGCCAAGGGCGCCTCGGCTCACCCGCACGCCGGGATCGAAACCCTGACCCTGCTGCTCGAAGGCCGCAGCATCCACAAGGACAGCCTTGGCAATATGAGCGTCATGCAGCCGGGCGAAGTGCAGTGGATGCGCGCCGGTCGCGGCATCATCCACGATGAAGGCCCCGATGCCGAAATTCAGCGCACCGGCGGCCGCAATCACGGCATCCAGCTCTGGCTAAACATGCCGAAGGGCCGCAAGCACGACGAGCCGGCCTACCGCCATTTTACCGCCAGAGAAATCCCCGTGGTTCACGGTGACAAGACCACGGCGCGGATCGTCGCGGGGCATGTCAACGGCGTTAAGGGGCCGCTCGAAAGTTTCGGCGCGCCGGTCGTTATCCACGCCTCGCTGCAAGCCGGCGGCGCGATCACCCTGGAAACCGATGCCCGCGAACTGGCACTCTATGTCATGACCGGCGCGGCGGTGGTTGCCGGCCAAACCGTCTCTCCCGGCGAACTGGTCCGCTTCGGAGACGGCGATGCCATCACCCTTACCACCGATCAGGACAGCGAAATCCTGCTCGTTGGCGGTGATCCGCTCGACGCACCGATCGTCCGCCATGGCCCGTTCGTCATGAACACCATCGACGAACTCGAACGCGCCGTCCGCGACTACTACGCCGGCCGCATGGGAAAGATATCTTAA
- a CDS encoding L,D-transpeptidase → MKLFPALSLSILMLGMSGQGLAETAKKSSSIELAYAAQALKPGEWVWAPEIAPTGPVMIYVDLSRQIATIYRNGVRIGVTTISSGKDGYETPTGVFTILQKDIDHHSNLYDDAPMPFMQRLTWSGVALHAGNLPGYPASHGCIRLPYALAEKLFTITSLGITVIVNAVDAVPMRMTGGDLLLPVDAVGAAAPSSDSAIPASADYEWHPERAPQGPVTVIISQADNRIIVMRSGVEIGRARISMPARDFESHVLTLTITKSGERQWIFASLPGREDEAGKPLDSAISHEVQIPKPFADALSAILKTGDTVFVTPAVSNLETTGEVLTIMEGDLPTGDELPPGLRIQK, encoded by the coding sequence ATGAAGCTTTTTCCTGCCCTCAGCCTTTCCATTCTTATGCTCGGTATGTCCGGGCAGGGCCTGGCCGAGACCGCGAAAAAGTCTTCCTCAATCGAGCTGGCCTATGCCGCGCAGGCGCTGAAGCCCGGCGAGTGGGTCTGGGCGCCGGAAATCGCACCCACCGGTCCGGTCATGATCTATGTCGATCTCTCCCGCCAGATTGCCACCATCTATCGCAACGGTGTGCGTATCGGGGTGACGACCATATCCAGCGGCAAGGATGGTTACGAGACGCCGACCGGTGTCTTCACCATTCTGCAAAAGGATATCGATCATCACTCCAATCTCTATGACGACGCGCCCATGCCCTTTATGCAGCGCCTGACCTGGAGTGGCGTGGCGCTTCATGCCGGCAACCTGCCGGGTTATCCCGCCAGCCACGGCTGCATACGGCTGCCCTATGCCCTGGCGGAAAAGCTGTTCACCATTACCAGCCTGGGTATTACGGTTATCGTCAACGCGGTGGATGCCGTGCCCATGCGCATGACGGGGGGAGATCTCCTGCTGCCGGTGGATGCCGTGGGCGCGGCCGCCCCGTCTTCCGACAGTGCCATACCGGCCTCGGCGGACTATGAATGGCATCCGGAACGTGCGCCGCAGGGGCCGGTGACCGTCATCATTTCCCAGGCCGATAACCGGATCATCGTCATGCGGTCGGGGGTCGAAATCGGCCGGGCCCGTATTTCCATGCCGGCGCGCGATTTCGAGAGCCATGTCCTGACCCTGACGATTACAAAATCAGGGGAAAGGCAGTGGATCTTTGCCAGCCTGCCGGGACGCGAAGACGAAGCCGGCAAGCCGCTCGACAGCGCCATATCGCACGAAGTGCAGATACCGAAGCCGTTTGCCGATGCCCTGTCAGCCATTCTGAAAACCGGCGACACGGTGTTTGTGACGCCGGCTGTGAGCAATCTGGAAACGACGGGCGAAGTCCTGACCATCATGGAAGGGGATTTGCCCACCGGGGACGAGCTTCCACCCGGCCTGCGTATTCAGAAATGA
- the wrbA gene encoding NAD(P)H:quinone oxidoreductase, which yields MAKVLVLYYSSYGHIETMAKAVAEGAREAGAQVDIKRVPETAPLEVAKAAHFKLDQEAPIATVADLENYDAIIVGVGTRFGRLASQMAAFWDQAGGLWARGALHGKVGGAFTSTATQHGGQETTLFSIITSLLHFGMTVVGLDYGHAGQMTLDEITGGSPYGASTITGGDGSRQPSENELTGARYQGRKIAETAIKLHG from the coding sequence ATGGCTAAGGTTCTCGTTCTCTATTATTCCTCATACGGTCATATCGAAACCATGGCGAAGGCCGTGGCCGAAGGCGCCCGCGAAGCCGGCGCGCAGGTCGATATCAAGCGCGTGCCCGAAACCGCGCCGCTGGAAGTGGCCAAGGCGGCGCACTTCAAGCTCGACCAGGAAGCCCCGATCGCCACGGTCGCCGATCTCGAAAACTATGACGCCATCATCGTCGGTGTCGGCACACGCTTTGGCCGCCTGGCTTCACAAATGGCCGCCTTCTGGGATCAGGCCGGCGGCCTGTGGGCACGCGGCGCCCTGCACGGCAAGGTCGGCGGCGCCTTCACCTCGACCGCCACGCAGCACGGTGGCCAGGAAACCACCCTGTTCTCCATCATCACCTCCCTGCTGCACTTCGGCATGACCGTGGTCGGCCTGGATTACGGCCACGCCGGTCAGATGACGCTGGATGAAATCACCGGCGGCTCGCCTTACGGCGCCTCGACCATCACCGGTGGCGATGGTTCGCGTCAACCGAGCGAAAACGAGCTGACCGGCGCCCGTTATCAGGGCCGCAAGATTGCCGAAACGGCCATTAAGCTGCACGGCTGA